A single window of Anaerocolumna chitinilytica DNA harbors:
- a CDS encoding bifunctional glycosyltransferase/CDP-glycerol:glycerophosphate glycerophosphotransferase, translating to MNEVKVSIIVPVYNVEKYLTVCMESLIHQTLEDIEIIVVNDGSPDNSIKILEEYERKYPVKVKVFTTENRGVSHARNYGLDRAVGEFILFVDSDDFIELDMAEKLYTKAVTDNNDLVMCARYNVYEVPGKEELQKKEMKIFYMNQNYKMSERKFELVHASPFPWDKLFKRTLLKDIRFPEGIRFEDLVLAFEVMAIAESIGVVPEPLYNYRKTTQVGFLNSFSEATKDIVKAFSLLFQFMKEHKLYDTFREELEYICVRHFFYRYESFYSDEKKGQLPLKIDIINATQDFLENQAPEWPANHYLKYTASQSLKKHLKHYVSRTKTIRYVTLRDRLPGKLLRLLMRVKDKWNSLRSKWTKFKKSRKKIKLIKNKFKKMKLYKLFHAPADMRYTKYYEKLAVKDKDILFESKHGEDLAGNIFNIIYECKRGTYRGYHIYLALKRELFETYEELLYNYGINYVIFIEIHSDEYLKALATAKYLVTDTSFPPFYIKKPDQVYLNTWHGTPLKAMGRIVQDREYGLGNVQRNFYIADYLLYQNEFSKNVFFEDYMLEEAYKGKVLLSGYPRNSSFYRTDRRDQIRKECFLTDKQVIVYMPTWRGLLHKKQNKEQVAKIFGYLAYLDRKLKPNQVLYVKLHPFVKNEINYRDLLHVREFPAAYESYDFLNASDMLITDYSSIMFDYAVSGKKIILFTYDREEYLGDRGIYIGLDEMDLPKVDTVKELVKEINKEEYSYPKFYERFCSLDSAECAKKVCDTLILGEETGLLTQNYNDNKKSNTLIYIKNLRDTKEDTRLIKELNKHKEKNSHIYLNFKAGALKKTSRNLSLLNKNIGYIPLSTGKNNTFLEYIAFALTFRFGIETKFTRTKINSLAKREVIKNYGNISFDTVINYSGMDLFLLHQFEHLADKKIYCFSDYDDMKYKRNKKYRKNVDYALAHLKNYTTVVVPKVMSQLKGVEELKNKVHVIITEESPIHLEVLLKEAK from the coding sequence ATGAATGAGGTTAAGGTAAGTATCATTGTACCTGTTTACAATGTAGAGAAATACCTTACAGTCTGTATGGAAAGTCTGATTCATCAGACCTTAGAAGATATCGAAATAATCGTCGTAAATGATGGCAGCCCGGATAACAGTATAAAAATATTAGAAGAATATGAAAGAAAATACCCCGTAAAGGTAAAGGTGTTTACAACTGAGAACAGGGGGGTTAGTCATGCCCGTAATTATGGATTGGACAGAGCTGTAGGCGAATTCATATTATTCGTAGACAGTGATGATTTTATAGAATTAGATATGGCTGAGAAGTTATATACCAAGGCTGTAACTGATAACAACGATTTGGTTATGTGTGCTAGGTACAATGTTTATGAAGTACCGGGAAAAGAAGAACTTCAAAAGAAAGAGATGAAGATCTTCTATATGAATCAGAATTATAAGATGTCTGAACGAAAGTTCGAATTAGTACATGCTTCTCCATTTCCTTGGGACAAGCTATTTAAAAGAACACTATTAAAGGATATTCGTTTTCCGGAAGGAATACGTTTTGAGGATTTGGTACTGGCATTTGAAGTTATGGCTATCGCAGAAAGTATTGGTGTAGTACCGGAACCTTTGTATAATTATAGAAAGACTACACAGGTCGGATTCCTAAACAGTTTTTCAGAAGCTACGAAAGATATTGTAAAGGCATTCAGCTTATTGTTCCAATTTATGAAAGAGCATAAGCTATATGATACTTTCAGAGAAGAGCTTGAATATATCTGTGTAAGACATTTTTTCTACCGTTATGAATCCTTTTATTCGGATGAAAAGAAGGGGCAGTTGCCTTTAAAAATAGATATTATAAATGCCACCCAGGACTTTTTAGAAAATCAGGCACCGGAGTGGCCAGCTAATCATTACTTGAAATATACAGCCTCCCAGTCTCTAAAGAAGCATTTAAAGCATTATGTGAGCCGTACAAAGACTATTCGCTATGTTACCCTTAGAGACCGTTTACCGGGAAAGCTTTTAAGACTTCTTATGCGTGTCAAGGACAAGTGGAATAGTTTACGTTCAAAGTGGACAAAATTTAAGAAAAGCCGTAAGAAGATTAAACTTATCAAGAATAAGTTCAAAAAAATGAAACTATATAAACTGTTTCATGCTCCTGCTGATATGCGCTATACAAAATATTATGAGAAGCTGGCAGTTAAGGATAAGGATATACTCTTTGAATCCAAGCATGGTGAAGACTTGGCAGGTAATATCTTTAATATCATTTATGAATGTAAGAGAGGAACTTATCGAGGTTATCATATATATCTGGCACTTAAAAGGGAGCTTTTTGAAACCTATGAAGAGCTGCTTTATAACTATGGTATTAATTATGTCATATTTATTGAGATTCATTCGGATGAATATTTAAAAGCCCTTGCTACTGCGAAATATCTGGTAACTGATACCAGCTTTCCTCCTTTCTATATAAAGAAGCCGGATCAGGTATATCTAAATACATGGCATGGAACTCCATTAAAAGCAATGGGTAGAATTGTTCAAGATCGTGAATATGGTCTGGGTAATGTACAGAGAAACTTTTATATAGCAGATTATCTTTTATATCAGAATGAATTTTCTAAGAATGTATTTTTCGAGGATTACATGCTTGAGGAGGCTTATAAGGGTAAGGTATTGTTATCGGGTTATCCTAGAAACTCAAGCTTTTACCGTACAGACAGACGTGATCAGATACGAAAAGAATGCTTTCTAACAGATAAACAGGTTATTGTGTATATGCCAACCTGGAGAGGTCTATTACACAAGAAGCAAAATAAAGAACAGGTAGCTAAAATATTTGGGTACCTGGCTTATCTTGACCGAAAATTAAAGCCTAACCAGGTTTTATATGTAAAATTGCATCCTTTTGTAAAAAATGAGATAAATTATAGGGATTTACTTCATGTAAGAGAGTTCCCTGCGGCCTATGAGTCTTATGATTTCCTAAATGCCAGTGATATGCTGATTACGGATTACTCCAGTATTATGTTCGATTATGCTGTATCCGGTAAGAAGATTATTCTTTTTACTTATGATAGAGAAGAATATCTTGGAGATAGAGGAATTTATATTGGTCTTGATGAGATGGACCTTCCTAAAGTCGATACCGTGAAAGAATTAGTGAAGGAGATTAACAAGGAAGAGTACTCTTATCCAAAGTTTTATGAAAGATTCTGCAGCTTAGATTCTGCTGAGTGTGCAAAAAAAGTCTGTGATACTTTAATTTTAGGGGAAGAAACAGGACTTTTAACACAAAATTATAATGATAACAAGAAATCAAACACTCTTATTTATATAAAGAATTTACGTGATACCAAAGAAGATACAAGACTAATTAAAGAACTGAACAAGCATAAAGAAAAAAACAGTCATATATATCTGAATTTTAAAGCTGGTGCATTAAAGAAGACTTCCAGGAATTTAAGCTTACTAAATAAGAATATAGGCTATATTCCGCTGTCAACAGGAAAAAATAATACTTTTCTTGAGTATATAGCATTTGCTTTGACTTTCCGCTTTGGTATAGAGACAAAATTCACAAGAACTAAGATTAATTCTCTTGCCAAAAGAGAGGTCATTAAGAATTATGGGAATATCAGCTTTGATACTGTAATTAATTATTCCGGTATGGATTTATTCCTATTACATCAATTCGAGCATCTTGCTGATAAGAAGATATATTGCTTTTCTGATTATGATGATATGAAGTATAAGAGAAACAAAAAATACCGTAAAAATGTAGATTACGCACTGGCTCATTTGAAGAACTATACAACCGTTGTTGTTCCCAAGGTAATGAGTCAGCTTAAAGGCGTAGAAGAGCTTAAAAATAAAGTGCATGTTATTATAACAGAGGAATCACCAATTCATCTTGAAGTGCTGTTAAAGGAGGCAAAGTAG
- a CDS encoding Ig-like domain-containing protein, giving the protein MKKNFFKKKLASALALALVVASVSPVSASAATAAKIVDKGTSTATAVLYVDKVSYGKSAVNFDLSKTYAGTTYTWTVSDSKKATIGAKTGYVVAKAPGVVKVTVTAKKGKTTTKFTQSVTIRKRATAVAAGDDFTLNAGETKSLKATLTPSTSTDAVKYVSDKEAVATVDAKTGVVTAVGAGEATITVYAKATSSAPDTSKWNVTDTVKVKVALGVKEAKQTASNKMLLTFNGNAKDAVKATDFAIESTTTHQVQAVKGLTFSEDGTTATLETYLNFADATEYVLTFAKKEIKFVASVGAVDKIAIKTTTVAPGKETAVEYTVLDKNGIDITNTVDASRISYAFETTNGYAVAGTNKITLFNAGDTATVTITYHTYKYENGAEVTVFAKGVVTAVDPAAVTIGNYEKYTIAASAPSDWTKVTADTKVAIGDNKKIFLRVKDSTNNYIAQSNITYTSSNKDVLLVDTDGTLYPVKEGTVYIIATTGKSSWTLPVTVVAARKASTIAVDKPTATVSNTLNVVDKATFTVTVKDQYGDSFNSNVSDAKVIPLTVVSGPAVTFSGDKVYVTAQHATKGSYSVLITAQGLSLTVGTTVIEPSGAAAVSQLLLSTNKIDNVIKDGTSLADKNVEVKIGQFSGGVLDGYATPSSVSIYDTNNTLYTATISGGSYVFNTAYVSGGAIEKVAKGTYKVVAVYGGATFTSFFTVDDTQVAPSLAINTLSVSTLDLAGVAAAVTIKDANGNPVVIESGHYTVVGNSINVKDIVVKETVTAGTVIRVVVPVDRTFSK; this is encoded by the coding sequence ATGAAGAAAAATTTCTTTAAAAAGAAATTAGCTTCTGCTCTTGCTCTTGCGTTAGTAGTAGCAAGCGTTAGCCCTGTAAGTGCTTCCGCTGCAACAGCTGCTAAAATCGTAGACAAGGGTACAAGCACAGCAACAGCGGTTCTTTATGTTGATAAGGTTTCTTATGGCAAGAGTGCTGTAAACTTTGACCTTAGCAAGACATACGCTGGAACAACATACACCTGGACAGTAAGCGATAGCAAAAAAGCTACTATCGGTGCTAAGACAGGATACGTGGTAGCTAAAGCTCCCGGCGTTGTAAAAGTAACAGTTACAGCAAAGAAGGGCAAAACAACCACTAAATTTACACAGAGCGTTACAATCAGAAAACGTGCAACAGCTGTTGCAGCTGGTGATGATTTCACTCTGAATGCAGGTGAGACAAAGAGCTTAAAGGCTACTTTAACACCTTCAACTTCTACCGATGCTGTAAAATATGTTTCTGATAAAGAAGCAGTTGCTACAGTAGATGCTAAGACTGGTGTAGTTACAGCGGTTGGAGCTGGTGAAGCAACAATTACTGTTTATGCAAAAGCTACATCTTCAGCACCTGATACAAGCAAATGGAACGTAACAGATACTGTTAAAGTTAAGGTTGCTCTTGGAGTTAAAGAAGCTAAGCAGACAGCATCTAACAAGATGTTATTAACTTTCAATGGTAATGCAAAAGATGCAGTTAAAGCTACAGATTTTGCTATTGAAAGCACAACCACTCATCAGGTTCAGGCAGTTAAAGGCTTAACATTTTCTGAGGATGGAACAACAGCTACATTAGAAACATACTTAAACTTTGCTGATGCTACTGAATATGTATTAACATTTGCAAAAAAAGAAATCAAGTTTGTTGCTAGCGTTGGCGCTGTAGATAAAATTGCAATTAAGACAACTACAGTAGCTCCTGGTAAAGAAACCGCTGTTGAATATACTGTTTTAGATAAAAACGGTATTGACATCACAAACACTGTAGATGCAAGCAGAATTTCTTATGCATTTGAAACTACTAATGGTTATGCAGTAGCTGGCACTAACAAGATTACATTATTCAATGCTGGCGATACAGCAACTGTTACAATCACATATCATACCTACAAGTATGAGAATGGTGCAGAAGTAACTGTATTTGCTAAAGGTGTTGTAACCGCTGTTGATCCTGCTGCAGTTACAATCGGCAACTACGAGAAGTATACTATTGCTGCAAGTGCACCTAGCGATTGGACTAAAGTTACAGCTGATACAAAGGTTGCTATTGGCGATAATAAGAAGATCTTCTTAAGAGTTAAAGATTCTACTAACAATTATATTGCGCAGAGCAATATCACATATACATCTTCTAACAAAGATGTGCTCTTAGTAGATACTGATGGAACATTATACCCTGTTAAAGAAGGAACTGTATATATTATTGCTACAACTGGAAAATCCAGCTGGACACTTCCTGTAACTGTTGTTGCTGCTAGAAAAGCTTCTACAATTGCTGTAGATAAGCCTACTGCAACTGTATCCAACACACTTAATGTAGTTGACAAAGCAACATTTACTGTTACAGTAAAAGATCAGTATGGAGATAGCTTTAACTCAAATGTTTCTGATGCTAAAGTTATTCCTTTAACAGTTGTTAGCGGACCTGCTGTAACATTCAGCGGCGATAAGGTTTATGTAACTGCTCAGCATGCTACTAAAGGTTCTTACTCTGTATTAATTACTGCACAGGGATTAAGCTTAACAGTTGGTACAACTGTAATTGAACCTTCTGGTGCAGCAGCTGTTAGTCAGTTATTATTATCAACAAACAAAATTGATAATGTAATTAAAGATGGAACTTCTTTAGCTGATAAAAATGTTGAAGTTAAGATTGGTCAGTTCAGTGGTGGAGTACTTGATGGATATGCTACTCCTTCATCAGTAAGCATCTATGATACAAACAATACTTTATACACAGCTACTATAAGTGGCGGTTCCTATGTATTCAATACAGCATATGTATCTGGTGGTGCAATTGAAAAAGTTGCTAAGGGTACTTACAAAGTAGTTGCTGTTTATGGTGGAGCAACATTTACATCATTCTTCACCGTTGATGACACTCAGGTAGCTCCTTCTTTAGCTATCAACACATTATCTGTTTCTACTCTTGATCTTGCTGGTGTTGCAGCAGCTGTTACAATCAAGGATGCTAATGGAAATCCTGTTGTTATCGAGAGCGGACATTATACAGTAGTTGGTAATTCAATAAATGTTAAAGATATAGTAGTAAAAGAAACTGTTACAGCTGGAACTGTAATTCGTGTAGTAGTTCCTGTTGATAGAACTTTTTCTAAGTAA